The Vigna angularis cultivar LongXiaoDou No.4 chromosome 9, ASM1680809v1, whole genome shotgun sequence DNA window CTTGGTCACAAAATAAAGTTTAACCTGGCGGACGATGAACAAGGGGTTGTGGAAAACATGTTCGAACAACAATTAGCCGACTCAACACTCGAACTATCCTGCCGAGCGAATCTTGCTAATTGGCATTTAGCATATGCCTCTGACAGGGGTAGACTAAGGGCTCAGTTAAACGAGTCTTAGGGTGAGAATGCAACCTTATAGCTAAGACTGGAAGAAGCAATTGCTGCTCATTCAAAATGTGAGGAGAAACAAGTAGAGTCCTCCTAATTACTAGCCGACGTTGAACGCATAATGGGAGATGCTTAGAAAACCAGTCGTGAGCTTAAAAGACAAAACGAGGAACTGGCAGAAGCAGTTGAAGGCCATAAAAATCGAAACCAGGAACTCGATGAGACTGTTTTGAAGCTGAAGGAGCAGATGAATGAATTACTTGCCTTCAATTGGAACCTTAGTACAGTTGGGCACGATGTGCGACGTGAAAGGGATGCTTGATTGCCAAGTTGCAAGCCCAAGACATACAAATTGAGGAAATGAAAAAGGCTATCTATGAAGAGCATTCCCTAGGTTTTGAAAAGGCAATGAGGTAGATCCCCTACCTTCTCAATGTGTCCACTGATGGAGATGGTTTTGATGTCATGAAGGACATATATCAAGGACAATTGGTTCCTCTGAAGGACATTCCAAATGAAGAGCTTGAGGTAGAAATTATAGTGGAACCAATAGAGGAAGTGGTTGTTGAAGAAGGCAATGAAGGAGTAGACGTGACAAGCGATCCAGAAGGAGTGGATCCATCAGTAGAGGGCGCAGTTGCAGACGAGATTAACATAATAGATTAACCTGTGCCCACTTACAATATTTTTGTTGCATCTTGAAAGTGTGGTTTAAACTCTGTGATTTGGTGAACATTGGTTATGAAATCTACACTCTTAGTATTTGGAAACTTAAAATGCATGATTGTTAGTGAAAACAATTATCTGTGTTGCTTGCTATTTATTATATCAACTCGTGACAAATACACACATTCTTGCAATATGTTATCTATGCTGAAGTTAGTTGCCTGTAACATACCACCAGTGGAGTGAACATAGCAATTAGCCATACATATTAAGTGAACAAAAGTTCACTTTATATATTTACCAAACGTAATGAGAAAATGATAATGCATGTGTGTCGTTATGCACTAATTAGTTAATGACAGGCGTTCATTTAGAACATTTCCTAGACTTCATGAAAGAAGGAGAGTTCGCTGAGAGCCTTCATCACCTATCGGTTGACTAAGAGTTAACCAAGGATGTTCCTTAGACTTgataagaaaatgaaagttcCCTAGCAATGTTCCTCATCGCTCGGTTGTCGCTAAGAGTTTTTTCAGAATGTTCCCTAGTTTTCTTGAACAATagtgagagttcacggagaacgttcctcactGCTCGGTTGATGCTAGGAGTTCACGTAGAACGTTCCCTAGACTTCATGAGAGTGAGAGTTCTCTAGGAATCATTCCTCATTGCTCGGTTGATGCTAGGAGTTCACATAGAACGTTCCCTAGACTTCAtgagagagtgagagttcactaGGAATCGTTCTTCACTGCTCGGTTGATGCTAGGAGTTCACGTAGAATGTTTCCTAGACTTCAtgagagagtgagagttcactaGGAATCGTTACTCATTGCTCGGTTGACGCTAGGAGTTCACCTAGAACGTTCCCTAGACTTAATGAGAGAGTGAGGAACGATAGGTTGATGCTACTGACTAAGATACCTCCGTTAGTGAGGAGAGAACTATAGGTTTTAGCCCAAAATGTTTCAGTATCTAAATGAATAGGGCCGAGAAACACACCTTTCTGTTGTCACCTTCCTTTCTTTGTTACTCCTGAGTCACTTGCTCCAAGCTCTTCGAGTCCAAACCGAGCGGTGGGCACCTGTTAAAGGTACTCCGATGCTCAAGTCAGATTTCAAAATGAacttaattcacaattaagtaTTAGAATTCATTTAAGCTAACCTTACCTCTGTAGCTTACCCTTATATTTATAGGTATTTTTTGGACCCTAAATTGATGTTAGCCGAATAATATAGATATTTTGTGGACCTTACATTGATGTTGGCCCAATAATACTAATATTCGCGCTTGCCCATTTACAACTCAACACTCACAAGTCCAATTCACCTGCTTACATATTAACTTAAGGAATACACCGAACGGCCTTGACCATATATCGTTTGGCTAATACATCACGTTTGTCATAGCGCTGACTTATTACCTTGTTAACCGATCGAATCAAACACCATACCACGTTTGTCATTGGCACTGACTTATTACCTTGTTAATCGATCGGATCAGacaccatatatatatatatatatatacatatacacacaCAAATAACCATATACATGTGcgtattaaagcagcataaattaTTGTATATTACTTGAAACTCATAATTGAAGTGGACTTAAAATGTAGTACTAAAATAGCAATTAAAGGATCAAGCTGTATCATATTATATAGAAGTTGTATTTCCGTTGAGGGGAAAAGTTGTCAATCAAACTTGTTTTAACCCATGTGGAATGGCATTGACAAATGATATAGATGAAATCTAGAGCGAGTCCTTTCCCCATATTCCGTCTCCTTGGTGCACTTCGTGAAGATATAGAAAAAACACTTCATTTCTCATTTGTAATATTTCAATTCTCTCCTTTGTAGATATTCTGCCAATCCAGAATTAGCTGTTGCATGAATTTTCATTTCGTTTATCTAATATCCTTTTTATCCAATGTTTAAAAAACAGATTAGGATGGTACTAATTCAATATGGACAAGTTTGTTTATGGTTCATGAAAGCTTTTGAACTGAATAGGTGTAATGATTGCTTGGACTGGTATTGAGCATTTCCGCATGGGAAGATATGACCCTCCTCCGCCTGCCGAAGAACGTGAAGATTTTGTGGTGTGTTTTCTTGAACATTGACAATTTATTGATTAAAGCACTTTTATATCAGCTGAATTTGCTTTTCTATTATAATTCTCTCGAtggatttgaataatttattatcctAACTATATCTCTAGTTCTTGTAAAATGAGTGAGTTTTGACTTTGGTCCCTTATTGATTTTAATCcttgtaaattatttttctttgtttgtcatccttccaaaattctaattttgatcTCTAAAATCAATTTGGGATAGACAAATAGCGTTGTAGACATCTTAAAAGGTTTTTTAGAGCTACTTGCTGACATTCTATCACTTTAGCTGATACTGCCTAGAATGATTACTTGACACATAAGCAGTTAACCAGTGTCATGTAATAGTAACAGGATAAAATACAATGATTTTTAAGTTTAGAAAGTACACTCATCCTATTAGGACTAAGCATATTTAAgcctaatttatttaattaaaaagtttgaATAAGTTTTTAGACTCTGCAAATTAAGTGTTTTGATTTTGTtccatgtaaattttttatttgtttttaatctctCTAAAATTGAAAGCCATTTTTCTACACGTAGTTATTATGACGTTGTTTATGTATTAAATGAAAAGTCAAGTGAGTATTCCAAGCGGTGTTTACTAATGTTGTTATCTAGTTTGCGTAAATAACaccttaaatatatatatatatatatatatatatatatatatattatttatctattcTAACCAAAATTAgtgatttcaatttttaaaagataagaaaaatagtttACATCAAATAAAGCCAAAATTCATACATTCTATAAGGACTAAGTATAATTATTTCAAACTTgcaatgatgaaaaataaagaaaaagatttgtAGGGGCCAAAACATAAATTTACTCGTTTTAAAGTACTCAACAtatttaaactttgaaaaaagaTGTATGGTCGACACTTTTTTGTACCATCAGGCTGAGTAATAATTTGAACCAACTCTAAAACAATGTTATATCCATTTGTGGGTGAATCTTGCTATGAACTCATTTGGGAAATCCTGTTAAGATGAATTTAACCTCTTATAATTCTTTTCTATATCCGTATCTAATCCATTGTTTGCCTGATTGTGCTTTGGGTTTTTCACGTATCACAGTTGTGTGATTTTATTCCTTTGAATTTGTATCAATTAAACTCGGGTATTATAAAGGTGCAATTTCAGTTATGCCATCTATTCATCGCAACTATACGAGTTTAGTCCTTTTCAAAATTGAAATCTGCTTACATCGCATCAATTTATAACATGTATGGGGTATTACAATTTCACAATTAGGATATCTAGGGAATGGATCCAACTGGGAACCTGAGGGACTTAAATAGCAAGTTTTTACAATACCTCAAGGACTCGGTTGGCACAAGTGAAACCTGGAAAACTAAAACCGCACAATCATAATAGCCTGATAGTCAAAAGTGCAATTAAGCCTTTCATTTTTAACCAAATGTACTAGGCCATAGGATTTAGCATACTTATAATTGATGCTGTTGTTGATGTTACTGTTAATAATGTAAAAGTCACACGAATTTAGTGCAACACTGGACCTTCTCTTCTCTTAATTTGAGTTAACCTGTGCTGCGTACTATGCTTGTGCTTCACTAGTCtctaaaatttgttgaattatGATTTATTTCAGTATGATATACGCCCAAGGTGGCCGCTGGGAGAAGAGTATGCTGAAGGAAAAAGTGAAGCCCGTTCCTTAAGAACAGCTCGTATTCATCCATCTCTTACATCTATAATTCAAGCATCATTGCAACAGTGACACTGCTTGAACTTCCATGTTGCTTCAGCCCCTGTATGAAGATTCTCTGCAGGACAAGCCTCGCTTTGGACTTATCTATGATTTGCCCTAATGACATCCGTGGCCTGATTTTCAATATTACGTGAAAATATGTGTCCACTTTGTTGCTTTGCTGTGGAAATTGGTCATTGGCATCGAGCAGTATGTGGAGAAATTCCAGCAAAGCAATGTCACTGCAATGAGAAACATTATAATGATGGTTGGTAGAAATGAAAACAGGAGTGAGTTGGGGACAGATACAAATTGattattctttaaacaattTTACCACTTAGAATAGGAAAAAAGGCAAGGAAATCTTGCATTTAAATCTTGTGATTTAGGCAATCTTCTGCATAACCTCTGGATGTATGTTTAGGTTTTCTTCTTTCACATCCACATTTCTCATTTCTTACCATGCATGACAAAAGTGTTAATATAACATCTGTGTAAGTCTTGACATACTTCTTTTCCCCCATTTGtatattatgattttggaaATTTGGCTTGATAGCATTCTTTGATATTATTACTCTGCATTATAATACGATAGTATTCACTTGGATCAAATTACACCCGTCAATGAAAAATTGATACCATTTAGGGttaccaaatttaataatcGTATGTTAAgattctttttttcttagtaAAGATGCATGTTGGTTGATTCAATATTCATTTGATTTATGAAATACGAGGAAAACCATAATAACGTTTAGCTAAAAGAACTGAGAGATAGAAGCACGTGatatattattgaaattgaagttttaattatttttactgtatatgatattgttttaaaatgtagatgactattttttcttttagataactattttatttatatagttttttgtGTTGAAggtatattttttacataaaatattatcgTAATTTTGGTGTTTTATTGATGCAATCAATATTAATAGACTTAAGAAATGGTATTACGGAAATATTCTTATTTACTATagttcaaaaataattaatattatgaatgtatttagtttcaaatttaaaaagttaattaataatattttctctttaaacGTTAATATTTAAGGAtaactttgaaataaaaattacacaatAAGGTCTCAATATCTCAtatttacaaatgaaaaatattaaacttcataatgctcaaacaaaaattaccagtttttttttaattaaattgcaTTGGAATTAACGTTTTAAAACATGCTTAGTTTAAAAAACTGCATAAATTTATGGAATTAGAGTATTTCATTGGGATgcatattagttttatttatacttaattttaattcaattttgacTGAAATTTGTAGTTTGACAtgatagttaatattttaactattatttattaatattatcacAATTTTAGACTTCTTTAATAGAATTTGCAAAAGTCAAATTATCTAATTCAATTCAAATCACTTTTCCAACTATTTAGCTTAAGCTTTCAAGACACTAATTTTGGAagttataaaaacttatttaaattttattgaggTCATAAGAAaacatgtgttttttttttatttgcttgcagttttgaaattacaaaaaacaaaacacccTGCGAAAGAACACAACACCCTGCGAAAGAACACAACACATTGATCTTCTTCACTAACGGTAACGGTAaccctctcttcttcttcttctatctcACTGTCAACCCTAATTCATTTCAATCCTTCAGTATCATGCAcacataaaattttgtttgttccCACTTGTTATATCTATATCTCTATATAGGACTTAAGAGAAACCCGACACTATATTATTGCCTTTCGTGGATCATTGGCAAGTCATGTTTCGTGGACCATTGGCAAGTCATGTTTATCCTGTTTGCCAACAAACTGAGATTCAGATACCCTTTAAAAATCCCACTTTTAGGTCTCCTTTGTTGTTTACACACTCGTTCCTTGTGTCCTTATGTGAAACCCATCAATTGGAACACCTCCCACAGCTTCGTTCGAAACAaccctctcctttctctcttagAAAGGTGTCAGTCCTTGCTCCAGTTGAAGCAAATCCAGGCCCAGATGATCCTGACTGGCTTCATTAACGACAGCTTTGCCGCAAGTCGTCTTGTTACATTCTGTGCTTTATCTGAATCGCAGGCCCTTGAGTATTGTACCAAGATCTTGTATTGGATCCGAGAACCAAATGTATTTTCTTGGAATGTGACAATTAGGGGATTTGTGGAAAGTGGGGACTTAGAAGGAGCTGTTTTGTTGTACAAGAGAATGTTGCAATCTGGTGTTATGAAACCAGATAATCATACTTATCCTTTCTTGCTCAAGGCTTGCTCTTTCCCATCTATGAATTGTGTTGGTTATACAGTACTTGGACATGTGTTGAAGTTTGGATTTGAATTTGATATATTTGTGCACAATGCATCAATAACTATGTTACTCTCGTATGGAGAGTTGGAGGCAGCGTATGATGTGTTCAACAATGGTTGTGTGAGAGACTTGGTAACATGGAATGCCATGATTACGGGATGTGTTAGAAGAGGGCTAGCTAATGAGGCTAAAAAACTCTATCAGGAAATGGTGGCAGAGAAAGTGAAACCAAATGAGATTACGATGATTGGGATTATTTCTTCTTGTTCTCAACTGCAGGATTTGAATCTCGGCAGAAAATTTCATCTTTATGTCACAGAACATGGCATTGAGTTGACAATCCCACTCAATAATGCACTTATGGACATGTATGTCAAGTGTGGAGACCTGTTGGCTGCACGAATTCTATTTGATAAAATGGCACACAAGACCATTGTTTCATGGACGACAATGGTTTTGGGGTATGCTAGATTTGGTTTTCTGGATGTCGCTCGGGAGCTTTTGTATAAAATTCCAGAAAAGAGTGTTGTGCCTTGGAATGCAATCATCAGTGGCTGTGTCCAAGCTAAGAATAGTAAAGAGGCCCTGGCTCTGTTCCATGAAATGCAAATTAAGAAAATCAAACCTGATAAAGTTACCATGGTTAACTGTTTGTCTGCATGCTCACAACTAGGAGCACTTGATGTAGGAATATGGATTCACCATTATACTAAAAGGCATAGTATTTTTCTCGATGTTGCATTGGGCACTGCACTAGTTGACATGTATGCTAAGTGTGGAAATATTGCAAAGGCTCTCCAAGTTTTCCAAGAGGTTCCTCAAAAGAATTGTTTGACCTGGACAGCCATTATTTGTGGTTTAGCACTTCATGGGAATGCCTGGGATGCTATATCCTATTTCTCAGAAATGATCCGTAGTGGCTTAAGACCTGATGAGATCACTTTTCTTGGTGTCTTATCAGCTTGTTGTCATGGAGGTTTAGTTGAAGAAGGCCAAAAATACTTTTCCCAAATGAGCTTTAACTTTAATATAACTCCTCAGCTTAAACAC harbors:
- the LOC108319674 gene encoding pentatricopeptide repeat-containing protein At2g22410, mitochondrial isoform X2, which translates into the protein MFILFANKLRFRYPLKIPLLGLLCCLHTRSLCPYVKPINWNTSHSFVRNNPLLSLLERCQSLLQLKQIQAQMILTGFINDSFAASRLVTFCALSESQALEYCTKILYWIREPNVFSWNVTIRGFVESGDLEGAVLLYKRMLQSGVMKPDNHTYPFLLKACSFPSMNCVGYTVLGHVLKFGFEFDIFVHNASITMLLSYGELEAAYDVFNNGCVRDLVTWNAMITGCVRRGLANEAKKLYQEMVAEKVKPNEITMIGIISSCSQLQDLNLGRKFHLYVTEHGIELTIPLNNALMDMYVKCGDLLAARILFDKMAHKTIVSWTTMVLGYARFGFLDVARELLYKIPEKSVVPWNAIISGCVQAKNSKEALALFHEMQIKKIKPDKVTMVNCLSACSQLGALDVGIWIHHYTKRHSIFLDVALGTALVDMYAKCGNIAKALQVFQEVPQKNCLTWTAIICGLALHGNAWDAISYFSEMIRSGLRPDEITFLGVLSACCHGGLVEEGQKYFSQMSFNFNITPQLKHYSCMVDLLGRAGHLEEAEELIRNMTIAADAAVWGALFFACRVHGNVLIGERAALKLLEMDPQDSGIYVLLATMYSEAKMWKEARNARNIMKKRGVEKIPGCSSIEINGIVHEFVAKDALHPQFEWIYECLVSLTKQLELLMLKCEIPAYGDEFVS
- the LOC108319674 gene encoding pentatricopeptide repeat-containing protein At2g22410, mitochondrial isoform X1 yields the protein MFILFANKLRFRYPLKIPLLGLLCCLHTRSLCPYVKPINWNTSHSFVRNNPLLSLLERCQSLLQLKQIQAQMILTGFINDSFAASRLVTFCALSESQALEYCTKILYWIREPNVFSWNVTIRGFVESGDLEGAVLLYKRMLQSGVMKPDNHTYPFLLKACSFPSMNCVGYTVLGHVLKFGFEFDIFVHNASITMLLSYGELEAAYDVFNNGCVRDLVTWNAMITGCVRRGLANEAKKLYQEMVAEKVKPNEITMIGIISSCSQLQDLNLGRKFHLYVTEHGIELTIPLNNALMDMYVKCGDLLAARILFDKMAHKTIVSWTTMVLGYARFGFLDVARELLYKIPEKSVVPWNAIISGCVQAKNSKEALALFHEMQIKKIKPDKVTMVNCLSACSQLGALDVGIWIHHYTKRHSIFLDVALGTALVDMYAKCGNIAKALQVFQEVPQKNCLTWTAIICGLALHGNAWDAISYFSEMIRSGLRPDEITFLGVLSACCHGGLVEEGQKYFSQMSFNFNITPQLKHYSCMVDLLGRAGHLEEAEELIRNMTIAADAAVWGALFFACRVHGNVLIGERAALKLLEMDPQDSGIYVLLATMYSEAKMWKEARNARNIMKKRGVEKIPGCSSIEINGIVHEFVAKDALHPQFEWIYECLVSLTKQLELLMLKFIWHRTRTNYGNHWPEH